The Pseudofrankia sp. DC12 region GCGCAGGGCCCGCTGTGCTCGGCCTGCGCCCGGCCCGTCAGGCCCTGCGCCCGCTGCGGCGAGCTCTGCCGTCCGACGGCCCGCGACCACGACGGCGGGCCGCTCTGCCGGAACTGCTACCAGCCACCCCAACACACCTGCGCCTCGTGCGGCCAGGTCCGCGCCGGCTACGCCCGGACGCCCGCGGGGCCGGTCTGCCGCGCCTGCTACACCCAGCCAACCCGGCCCTGCGGCGTCTGCGGCCAGCAACGCCCGCTGTCCCGCCGGGGCCGCGACGGCCAGCCAGACACATGCGATCGCTGCCGTCGGCGCCCGCTGGTGACCTGCACCCGATGCGGGCAGCCACGCCGCTGCGATCCCTGGATGCTGGCACCGGTCTGCCTGACCTGCAGCGGCGAACCAGAACCACAAACCCGACGCCGTCGCTACAGCAACGAGCGTGAGTATCGCGTCGCACGCGCCCGCCGGCTCGTGCCCGAGCGTCTGCACGCCCTGCTCGCCGACTCCGTGGGCACCATGCCCGAGCAGCTGACGCCCCTGGCCACCGCACTCGCCGCCGCGCCCAACCCGACGTCAGCCCTGGACTGGCTGACCCGGTGCTCCGGCGGCCGACTGCTCGCAGACCTCGCCCGCCGCGCACACCACGAACCGGTCAGCCACGCCCTCCTCGACAGCTACCCCCAGACCTACGACCTGCACCACCTGCGCGGCATGCTCGTCCGCGCCGGTGTCCTGCCCGAACGTCTCGAGTACCTTGAACGCCTCGAACCGTGGCTCGACCAGACCCTCAGCGGCTGCCCTAAAGCGCACGCCCGGGTCGTGCGCCCGTTCGCGCAGTGGCACCTCCTACGCCGCGCCCGTGCCCGAGCCGCCCGCCAGGGCTTCACCTCACACGCCGCGCGCTGGGCGCGGACCCACGTCCTCATCGCCCTGGAGTTCCTCGCCTGGCTCGATGAACGCGGCACCAGCCTCGCCGACGCCCGCCAGGCCGACATCGACGACTGGCTGCACGACGCCGCTCAAACTCGCTACCTGGTGCGCGCCTTCCTCGCCTGGACCAGGGCCCGCCGACTGACCAGCGACCTCCAGGTGCCGACGCTGCCCCACTCCGAGCCGGACACCTTCCTCGACGAGGCCAGCCGCTGGCAGCTACTCGAGCGCTGCCTCAACGACGGGCAGATGCCCCTCGATGTCCGCACCGCCGGCGGACTGCTCCTGCTCTACGGCCAGATGATCTCCCGCCTGACCCGTCTGACCAGCGGCGACATCCACCACAACCAGGCCGAGACCTACCTGCGGCTCGACAACGTTCCGGTGCTGATCCCTGGCAAGCTCGCCACCGTCGTGCGCGCACAGCAGGACGCAGCCACACGACGACGAAACTCCGCAGACCCCGACCGGCCGCTCTTCCCCGGCCGCGCCCCAGGAGCACGAGCCTCCAACGAGGTCCTGACCCGCCGGCTCCGCCAGCACGGCATCGAACCTCGCCACTCACGCAACCGCGCCCTCGCGGACTGGGCCAGCGAACTCCCCGCCCCGGTCCTCGCAGACCTCCTCGGCATCCACATCACCACAGCCGCCCGATGGGCACAGCGCACCCGCCACGACTGGACGAGCTTCATCGCCGCCCGAGCCGACCAGGGGATGTCCACCAACCAACGAAGATCGATATCTAGGAATACCGCATGGTCCGATTAAGTGATCTCCACCAGTGTTCCCAGGCCATCGGCTGTCTGCCCCCCGTGTCGGCGACGACAGCCTGCCGATGCCGACCCGGAGGCCGCAACCCGTGGACGAGCCAACGAGGCCTATGGACGCCCCTACGGAATTCAGCACCGACCCTGAGGTCGTCGCGCGCGTCGCTCGCCTCTTGCGAGCTTTGGACCCTTGGTACGAGATCCAGGAAGACGCGCGACCTGAAGTCGAGCAGGGGTCCACGGCTGGCCTCAACCGTCCCCCTGCGGCGGCACAGGCCGATCTGGCGGCCGACGTGGAGGTGAGGTGCTGTGGCGCCTTCGCCCGTCGCTAACCGTCCCGCCAGCCGGGACGAGGACGCTCGGACGGTCACCCTCGCGCCGAGGACCGCACGGCTGCGTGGTGATGACGAGGTTGATGGTGAGGCGCGTTTGCCGTGGCTGCGGCTTCCGGCGGGAACAGCGGGGTTGTTGATCCGCCGTCAGTCGGGCCCGGGCGGCGGGGGCTGGGAGGGGCCGGTCGCCTGCCATGTTCCCGACGCGGCGGCGGTGGAGTTCCACGCCGTGCGCCCGGGAGGTCTGTGGCCGGCCGCAGTGGCGATGTCCCTGCTCCCTCAGGTGCGTCATGTGGTGATCTGTCCGCTAAATGGCGCGCCGTCGCGGGCCGCGCTGGCGTTCGCGGTCGGTGATCTGCTGCCCCGTCCGTCGCGGCGGGTGTTGTCCGCGACGGTTGTCTGCGGGTCCGAGCTGCCAGCAGGTGCGGGGCTGAGCGTAGTGCGCCACGAGGTTCGGCTGAATGCTCCGAGCGGATGTAGTGACTGGGTCGTCTGGCAGTTCCTGGCCGCCGGCCCGGTCGGCGGCCGTGGACGGCGTGGAACCCGGGAAGCGGAGGTTCGGTGAACGTTGACGAGGCTTTGAAACTGCTCGCGCAGAACTCGCCCGATGGTGGGGGGAGCGACGAGAGCATCGCCGACCTATTCCGCCGAATGGACACCGATCCCCGGGAGTCCCGTCGTATCCAGCACATATGCGAACTGTTCGATATGGAGGACCGGCTGTGTGCACAGGCCGTCCGGCTCAACAGACCCGACGCATACGCGCCTGACGACGAAAGGTTGGACCAAGCCGTGACCCGCGATAATTTCTCCCCGACGAGGGTCGGACTGGCGCTGGACCGAGCCCACCCGGCCCGGATGTACGACTATTACCTCGACGGTAAGGACCATTTCCCCGCGGACCGGGAGGCGGCGGAGAAGGCGCTGGAAGTGTTTCCGCATCTGCGGACCACCGCGCGGGAGAATCGGGCGTTCCTGCGGCGCGCCACCGCGCATCTGACCCGGGCCGGGTACCGGCAGTTCCTCGACATCGGAACCGGCGTCCCCACCACGCCCAACCTGCACGAGGTCGCCCAGAGCATCGCCAAGGAGGCGCGGGTGGTCTACGCCGACAACGATCCGCTGGTCCTGACGCAGGCCCGCGCACTGCTGACCAGCGACCCGGCGGGGCGGACCGCCTACCTGCACGGCGATCTCCGCGAACCGGAAGGCATCCTCGCCGCGCCGGAACTCGCCGACGCGTTGGACCTGACCCGTCCCGTGGTGCTGAGCCTCGTCGCGGTCCTGCACTTCATCCCCGACGCATTCGACCCCTACGGCATCGTCGCCACGCTGCTCGCCGGACTGCCACCGGGAAGCGCGCTGATGCTCAGCCACATCACCGCCGACCACGACCCCGCCCCGATGGCCGAACTCGTCGCCACCTACGAAGCCGCCGGCATCCCGGTGCAGGCACGTAGCCGCGAGCAGGTCGCCCGATTCTTCACCGGCCTCGACCTCGACGCCCCCGGCCTCACCTGCTGCCAGCGCTGGAACCTCGATACCGCCGCCGCCGATGCACCCACCGACGCGGAGGTCAGCTGCTATGCCGCCGTCGGCCGCGCCTAGACCGCCCGCCCGCAGGACCGTTCATCCGGCGGCCACCGCTACCCCGACGTCCGCCACCGTGGCTCTGAGCAGGGAGGCCGACGCCAGGCACACACCGGTCCTCGGGCTACAGCTCCCCGCCAACCATGCGGGCCTGTTGCTACGCCGCCGACCGGGCGAGCCAACAGGCTGGGGCTCCGCTTCGGAACGACGCTTCATCCATATTCTCGGCGACCGGCCGGGGCTGTCGTTCCTCCCCGTGCACCAGGCTGAACTGATAAAAGCCGCCAACGCGTTGGCCCGACTGCCGCCGGTTCGCGTTGTCGTGCTCCACCCGCCCGGCGCCTCGCCCCAGCAGACAGCGCTCGCGCTTGCGGTCGCGGACCTGCTCACCGAACCGGATCACCCCAGGGTGCCAGGCACGGTCACCAGCGGGACGCCCCCGCCTCTCAACAACGGGCTGACCACCGTGCGACACGACATCCACCTCACCACCGCCGGGCGGACCCACGACAAGTTCGTCTGGCAGCTCCTGGCCACCGGCCAGCTACCCATCTGACAGGCGATACGCCGCCACAGCAGAATTCTCACAGCCGCCGAGCCACCGATTGTCGCGCTGACCGTCCTAGAAGAAGTGCGCGGCCCGCGAACCGGCAACCACCGTCACCGCGGGCCTTTCGGGACGTCTCCCGCGCCGATTTCAACTCGCACGTTCTGATGATCCACAGGTATTGCTTCGGAACGGCGACGGCCAACGCGTTCCGGACGCCCGTCTTCCCCAGGAGTGACGTCATGAGAGACTAATCATCCGCCTGACTACCCAACGCGCCTTCCACTCGGAGTGTTTCCTCATGCCGCTCGCCGCAGATCACTGGATGACCGAACACCCCGCGTGGCTTCCCACGCCCGACGGGGCACACCGGGTATGTCCACTGGCCGGCGGTCTCGTTCTGGCACAGGTGACGCGCGGAACCCTCGTGCTCACCGCGCTGGACGGCGGGGATACAGAACCGGCGGCAGACGTCTTCGCCCTGCCGCAAGGCGCCGCCGACGATGTGCCCGAACTAGCGAAGGAACTGACAGACCTCGGCCGGGTCGGACGTCTGCGGAACCCGTCGCTGTGGGAGGCACTAGGAACCGCCATCCTGCGCCAGGTCATCCGGGCGGGACAGTCCAAGAGGCTCTACCGGGCGCTGTGCGCGGCCCACGGCCGGCGGGTGACGCTGCCGGACGGCGAATCCTACGCGCTGTTCCCGACACCCGAAACACTTCTCGACCTGGATGACGCACAGTTCACCAACCTGGGACTAGCCTTCAAACGGCCGGTGTTGCGATCCGCAGCCACAGCATTCATCGCCCACGGCGATGAATGGATGCGTCTATCCCAACCGGCCCTGGTTGACGAACTGCAAGCTGTCCGACGCGTCGGACCGTGGACGGCGGGAGCCGCCGTCGCGGACTACACCAACCGCTGGGACCTGTATCCCTACGCCGATCTGGCTGTGCGCACCTGGGCACGACGAGCCGCCCCCTCACACGCCTGGTTCGACAACGAGCGTGCCTTCGGCGCCCAGTGGCGACACCTGGCCGACGCGCACCTTTCCTCACTTACTCTCCTCACCCTCGCTTGGGGATCGCAGCATGGAGACATCGGATGACGGCGCCGTCCGAGGCGCCGACCTGAGTCGTCCACTCGACGCCATATTCATCAACGCGCCGCTACGCGACTACGGCCAGAGACCCAGGGTCAACGACTTCACCCTGCCCGTCCTGGGCATGGCCTACATCGCCACCTACGCCGCCACGCAAGGCTTCAACGTGGGAGTACTCGACGCCGAATCCCTGGGCCTCGGCATTGAAGAGACCTACCGACTCGTCAACCGCCTCGGACCACGGTGGGCAGGATTCAACCTTCTCGCCCCCACCTACGAGATAAGCGCTCAGATCGCCGCCGGCCTGGACCCAGGAATCATGGTCATGGTCGGCGGCCACCAGGCCAAAGCCATGCCCGACGCCATCATCACAGACCCCCGCTTCACAGCATTGGAAGCCCTCGTGCTCGGCGAAGGGGAAACGCGGGTAGCGGAACTACTGGACGACAAGCGTTCCCGCGCCGACCTGCCCGGCGTGATGTGGCTCGACCCCATCCTGCACACACCGGTCACGGGTGGCAGGCCCGGCGCCGGGCACCACCTGGCCCCGGACGTCGACCGGCTGCCCTTCGTCGACCGCCGCTACCTGGTCAACGACCCCTACCCAAGCCCAGACGGCAGAGTCGAGGCCAACATGGTCGGCGCCCGCGGCTGCCCCTACGACTGCTCCTTCTGCGGCGCCGCCGTCAGCGCCAACCCAGACATCACCATCCGCACCCGCACACCCACAGGCATTCTCGCCGAAATGGAAGTCCTGCACGCGACCCACAACGTCACGGCGTTCCGCTTCGTGGACGACCTCTTCCTCGGCTACGAACGCTTTATCCGCCGCGCCATGGACGCGTTCACCGCCCAACGCGTCGGTGACCGATACGTCTGGGACGCCACCGGGCGCATCAACATCCTGCACCGCGCCGACGACACGCTCCTCGACCAACTCGCCGCCAACGGGCTGCGCGAGGTCGCCCTCGGCGTCGAGTCCGGCAGCGAGCGGCTACTCGGCTACATGGGCAAGCGCATCAACCCCGACCTGACCCGTTCCGTCGTCCGGCGCCTCACCGAACGCGGTATCTCGGTCAAGGGCTACTTCATCCTCGGATTCCCCACCGAAACCCGCGACGAACTGGCCGCCACCGTACGCCACGTACGAGAGCTCTGGGAGTTGACGGACGCGCGTCCCGGAACCTTCCGAGCGTCTGTCTTCGAGTTCCGCCCCTACCCGGGCACCCCGGAATGGGATCGCCTGCTCGCCACCGGCCGCCACAA contains the following coding sequences:
- a CDS encoding radical SAM protein, giving the protein METSDDGAVRGADLSRPLDAIFINAPLRDYGQRPRVNDFTLPVLGMAYIATYAATQGFNVGVLDAESLGLGIEETYRLVNRLGPRWAGFNLLAPTYEISAQIAAGLDPGIMVMVGGHQAKAMPDAIITDPRFTALEALVLGEGETRVAELLDDKRSRADLPGVMWLDPILHTPVTGGRPGAGHHLAPDVDRLPFVDRRYLVNDPYPSPDGRVEANMVGARGCPYDCSFCGAAVSANPDITIRTRTPTGILAEMEVLHATHNVTAFRFVDDLFLGYERFIRRAMDAFTAQRVGDRYVWDATGRINILHRADDTLLDQLAANGLREVALGVESGSERLLGYMGKRINPDLTRSVVRRLTERGISVKGYFILGFPTETRDELAATVRHVRELWELTDARPGTFRASVFEFRPYPGTPEWDRLLATGRHKPAQLLDYTAVDLTSGGLDEAMRGRDEFNFSVNLQFGEASTDEIRAALVDLSREQYERSGRR
- a CDS encoding SAM-dependent methyltransferase, producing the protein MTRDNFSPTRVGLALDRAHPARMYDYYLDGKDHFPADREAAEKALEVFPHLRTTARENRAFLRRATAHLTRAGYRQFLDIGTGVPTTPNLHEVAQSIAKEARVVYADNDPLVLTQARALLTSDPAGRTAYLHGDLREPEGILAAPELADALDLTRPVVLSLVAVLHFIPDAFDPYGIVATLLAGLPPGSALMLSHITADHDPAPMAELVATYEAAGIPVQARSREQVARFFTGLDLDAPGLTCCQRWNLDTAAADAPTDAEVSCYAAVGRA